The following are encoded together in the Microterricola viridarii genome:
- a CDS encoding YaaA family protein: MLILLPPSETKRDGGDGPPLDVARLALPALAPQRRELVDALVQLAEDTDASVAALKLGRTQLFEVERNRQLHTSATMPVIDRYTGVLYDALDAATLSPAARAFAHSHLVVHSALLGPVAALDGVPAYRMSHDSRLPALSLKGHWVPVIRQQFAPLDGVLLDLRSEAYTALGTLPVREGSAYLRVLSEGADGQKRALNHFNKKSKGEFTRVVLEAGIDFGSVDELLDWAPGAGLRLQRHKLATAKAPEELALIV; this comes from the coding sequence ATGCTCATCCTGCTCCCGCCCTCCGAGACGAAGCGCGACGGCGGCGACGGCCCACCGCTGGACGTAGCCAGGCTGGCGTTGCCCGCACTCGCCCCGCAGCGGCGCGAGCTCGTGGATGCCCTCGTGCAGCTGGCAGAAGACACCGACGCCTCCGTCGCTGCCCTCAAGCTCGGCCGCACGCAGCTGTTCGAGGTGGAGCGTAATCGGCAGCTCCACACCTCGGCGACCATGCCCGTGATCGACCGGTACACCGGTGTGCTCTACGACGCGCTCGACGCCGCGACGCTCTCGCCCGCGGCGCGCGCGTTTGCCCACAGCCACCTCGTCGTGCACTCCGCACTGCTCGGCCCCGTCGCGGCCCTGGACGGCGTGCCGGCCTACCGGATGTCGCACGACTCGCGTCTGCCGGCGCTCTCGCTGAAGGGCCACTGGGTTCCCGTCATCCGGCAGCAGTTCGCCCCGCTGGATGGCGTACTGCTCGATCTCCGCTCCGAGGCGTACACGGCGCTCGGCACGCTGCCGGTGCGGGAGGGCTCCGCCTACCTGCGTGTGCTCAGCGAGGGTGCTGACGGCCAGAAGCGGGCGCTGAACCACTTCAATAAGAAGTCCAAGGGCGAGTTCACCCGGGTGGTGCTGGAGGCAGGCATCGACTTCGGCAGCGTCGACGAACTGCTCGACTGGGCGCCGGGCGCCGGGCTGCGGTTGCAGCGGCACAAGCTGGCGACCGCGAAAGCGCCGGAAGAGCTCGCGCTCATCGTCTAG
- a CDS encoding F0F1 ATP synthase subunit delta translates to MGSATREALASARAALTASAVSGASLAVGEELFSASRVIGSSSQLLQAIADPGADTAAKVALVDSVFGSSLSAPAQQLLRTLASSRWSDQEDVLAAIEELGLRAIADSVPSGTLIEQELFAFGTAVASNAELELAISNKLGSADAKSSLVTSLLQGKASDQTVAIVKQLVQQPRGRRIGELLRHAASVVADEAGFGVATVTSATQIAPAQLQRLAAVLSGSYGRELRINQVVDPAVLGGLRVQVGDDVIDGSIASRLNDVRIQLAG, encoded by the coding sequence ATGGGATCAGCGACCAGAGAGGCCCTCGCTTCGGCGAGAGCCGCACTGACCGCTTCGGCAGTCAGCGGAGCAAGCCTCGCCGTCGGCGAGGAGCTGTTCTCTGCCAGCCGTGTCATCGGCAGCTCGAGCCAGCTCCTGCAGGCGATCGCCGACCCCGGCGCCGACACCGCGGCCAAGGTCGCGCTTGTCGACTCGGTCTTCGGTTCGTCGCTCTCGGCTCCGGCCCAGCAGCTGCTGCGCACTCTTGCCAGCAGCCGCTGGTCCGACCAGGAAGACGTCCTGGCGGCCATCGAGGAACTCGGTCTGCGCGCAATCGCCGACTCGGTTCCCTCCGGCACCCTGATCGAGCAGGAACTGTTCGCATTCGGCACCGCCGTTGCCTCTAACGCCGAGCTTGAGCTGGCCATTTCGAACAAGCTCGGCTCCGCCGACGCGAAGTCGAGCCTGGTCACCTCGCTGCTCCAGGGCAAGGCTTCGGACCAGACCGTCGCCATCGTCAAGCAGCTCGTGCAGCAGCCTCGCGGCCGCCGCATCGGCGAGCTGCTTCGGCACGCGGCATCCGTTGTCGCCGACGAAGCCGGTTTCGGCGTCGCCACGGTGACCTCGGCTACTCAGATCGCTCCGGCGCAGCTGCAGCGTCTCGCTGCAGTGCTGTCCGGCAGCTACGGCCGTGAGCTGCGGATCAACCAGGTGGTTGACCCCGCTGTACTCGGCGGACTCCGCGTTCAGGTCGGCGACGACGTGATCGACGGCAGCATTGCATCTCGTCTCAACGATGTGCGAATTCAGCTTGCCGGCTGA
- the atpA gene encoding F0F1 ATP synthase subunit alpha yields the protein MAELTISPDEIRDALKDFVKAYEPGSAAATEVGHVTDAGDGIAHVEGLPGVMANELIKFADGTLGLAQNLDEDEIGVVVLGEFDGIVEGMEVTRTGEVLSVPVGDAFLGRVVDPLGAPIDGLGEIVAEGRRALELQAPGVMARKSVHEPMQTGIKAIDAMIPIGRGQRQLIIGDRQTGKTALAIDTIINQKANWESGDVNKQVRCIYVAIGQKGSTIASVKGALEDAGAMEYTTIVAAPASDPAGFKYLAPYTGSAIGQHWMYAGKHVLIVFDDLSKQAEAYRAVSLLLRRPPGREAYPGDVFYLHSRLLERCAKLSDELGAGSMTGLPIIETKANDVSAYIPTNVISITDGQIFLQSDLFNANQRPAVDVGISVSRVGGDAQVKSIKKVSGTLKLELAQYRSLEAFAMFASDLDAASRRQLARGARLTELLKQPQYSPFPVEDQVVSIWAGTNGKLDEVPVEDILRFERELLDYLGRNTEVLNNLRATNVLDDATVAEMSAAVDKFKLEFQTGDGKPLASNEKFEAIAEEDVNQEKIVKGRR from the coding sequence ATGGCAGAACTCACAATCAGCCCCGATGAGATCCGCGACGCGCTCAAGGATTTCGTCAAGGCTTACGAGCCCGGCAGCGCTGCTGCCACCGAGGTTGGCCACGTGACGGATGCCGGTGACGGTATCGCTCACGTCGAAGGTCTCCCCGGAGTCATGGCCAACGAGCTCATCAAGTTCGCCGATGGCACCCTGGGCCTCGCCCAGAACCTCGACGAAGATGAGATCGGTGTTGTTGTGCTCGGCGAGTTCGACGGCATCGTCGAGGGCATGGAGGTCACCCGCACGGGTGAGGTTCTCTCCGTCCCCGTCGGTGACGCGTTCCTCGGTCGTGTTGTCGACCCGCTCGGCGCCCCGATCGACGGTCTCGGCGAGATCGTTGCAGAAGGCCGCCGCGCACTCGAGCTCCAGGCGCCCGGCGTCATGGCCCGCAAGTCGGTCCACGAGCCGATGCAGACCGGTATCAAGGCCATCGACGCCATGATCCCGATCGGCCGCGGCCAGCGTCAGCTGATCATCGGTGACCGTCAGACCGGCAAGACCGCTCTGGCGATCGACACCATCATCAACCAGAAGGCCAACTGGGAGTCCGGCGATGTCAACAAGCAGGTGCGCTGCATCTACGTTGCCATCGGTCAGAAGGGTTCCACCATCGCCTCGGTGAAGGGTGCCCTCGAAGACGCCGGTGCCATGGAGTACACCACGATCGTGGCCGCTCCGGCATCCGACCCCGCCGGCTTCAAGTACCTCGCCCCGTACACCGGCTCGGCCATCGGCCAGCACTGGATGTACGCCGGCAAGCACGTTCTCATCGTGTTCGATGACCTCTCCAAGCAGGCCGAGGCCTACCGCGCGGTTTCGCTTCTTCTGCGTCGCCCGCCGGGACGTGAGGCATACCCCGGTGACGTGTTCTACCTGCACTCCCGTCTGCTCGAGCGTTGCGCCAAGCTCTCCGACGAGCTCGGTGCCGGCTCGATGACCGGTCTTCCGATCATCGAGACCAAGGCCAACGACGTCTCGGCCTACATCCCGACCAACGTGATCTCGATCACCGACGGCCAGATCTTCCTGCAGTCCGACCTGTTCAACGCCAACCAGCGCCCCGCTGTTGACGTGGGTATCTCGGTCTCGCGTGTTGGTGGCGACGCTCAGGTGAAGTCGATCAAGAAGGTTTCCGGAACCCTGAAGCTTGAGCTGGCCCAGTACCGCTCGCTCGAGGCATTCGCGATGTTCGCATCCGACCTCGACGCGGCCAGCCGCCGTCAGCTTGCTCGTGGCGCACGCCTCACCGAGCTGCTCAAGCAGCCCCAGTACTCGCCGTTCCCGGTCGAGGACCAGGTCGTCTCGATCTGGGCCGGAACCAACGGCAAGCTGGACGAGGTTCCCGTCGAGGACATCCTGCGCTTCGAGCGCGAGCTGCTCGACTACCTGGGCCGCAACACCGAGGTTCTGAACAACCTGCGGGCAACCAACGTTCTCGACGACGCAACCGTCGCCGAGATGTCGGCCGCCGTTGACAAGTTCAAGCTCGAGTTCCAGACGGGCGACGGCAAGCCGTTGGCGTCGAACGAGAAGTTCGAAGCCATCGCCGAAGAAGACGTCAACCAGGAAAAGATCGTCAAGGGCCGTCGCTAA
- a CDS encoding DNA-3-methyladenine glycosylase I, whose translation MNDLATADDGVARCGWVGDDAEYRRYHDEEWGQPLHDGRALFEKVCLEGFQAGLSWITILRKRPAFREAFHGFDIDAVAAMDDADVERLVGNAGIIRHRGKITSTIKNARVTQELGVDGLHDLIWSFAPDAGARPQTLAQVPATTAESVALSKALRAHGYGFVGPTTMYALMQSAGLVDDHVVGCHRAG comes from the coding sequence GTGAACGACCTCGCGACGGCGGATGACGGTGTCGCCCGCTGCGGCTGGGTCGGCGACGACGCCGAGTACCGCCGCTACCACGACGAGGAATGGGGCCAACCGCTGCACGACGGCCGCGCCCTGTTCGAGAAGGTCTGCCTCGAGGGTTTCCAGGCCGGACTCTCCTGGATCACGATCCTGCGCAAGCGCCCGGCGTTCCGCGAGGCCTTCCACGGATTCGACATCGACGCGGTCGCCGCGATGGACGACGCCGACGTCGAGCGACTGGTTGGCAATGCGGGCATCATCCGGCACCGCGGCAAGATCACGTCGACGATCAAGAATGCCCGGGTGACCCAGGAGCTCGGCGTCGATGGCCTGCACGATCTGATCTGGAGCTTCGCCCCGGATGCCGGCGCGCGCCCGCAGACGCTGGCGCAGGTTCCGGCGACGACCGCGGAGTCCGTCGCCCTGAGCAAGGCGCTGCGCGCCCACGGATACGGCTTCGTCGGCCCGACGACGATGTACGCGCTCATGCAGTCGGCCGGTCTCGTCGACGACCACGTCGTCGGCTGCCACCGCGCGGGGTAG
- a CDS encoding aldo/keto reductase yields the protein MAQIEYRTLGNSGLRVSTVGLGCNNFGRAGTVTETQQGTDAVISAAIDAGVTLLDTADMYGAEYGLSETLMGNALRGRREEIVLATKFGHVDYPAPISSWGAKGSRRYIRLAVEGSLRRLQTDWIDLYQLHTPDPHTPIEETLSTLDDLISEGKVRYIGHSNFAGWQIADAQYTAALNSHPRFISAQNEYNLLTRGAEAEVLPAVNAYGLGFLPWFPLYNGLFTGKFSREDGPADSRIMRTRKHLVDNAPWDAMEAYAAFCADRAVTMLAATFAWLLAQPGLTSVIAGATTPEQVQQNAAAATAWKPSAEDVATIGGFFAQPK from the coding sequence ATGGCTCAGATCGAATACCGCACCCTCGGCAACTCCGGCCTCCGTGTCTCCACTGTGGGGCTCGGCTGCAACAACTTCGGCCGCGCCGGCACCGTGACCGAGACGCAGCAGGGCACGGATGCCGTCATCTCGGCCGCGATCGACGCGGGCGTGACTCTGCTCGACACCGCCGACATGTACGGCGCCGAGTACGGCCTGAGCGAGACCCTGATGGGCAACGCGCTGCGCGGCCGCCGCGAAGAGATCGTGCTCGCCACCAAGTTCGGGCACGTCGACTACCCGGCCCCGATCAGCAGCTGGGGCGCCAAGGGCTCCCGCCGCTATATCCGGCTCGCCGTCGAGGGCTCGCTGCGCCGCCTGCAGACCGACTGGATCGACCTGTACCAGCTGCACACCCCCGACCCGCACACGCCGATCGAGGAGACCCTCTCCACCCTGGACGACTTGATCAGCGAGGGCAAGGTCCGCTACATCGGGCATTCCAACTTCGCCGGCTGGCAGATCGCGGATGCCCAATACACGGCCGCACTGAACTCTCACCCGCGCTTCATCTCGGCGCAGAACGAGTACAACCTGCTCACCCGAGGCGCGGAGGCCGAGGTGCTCCCGGCCGTGAACGCCTACGGGCTCGGCTTCCTGCCCTGGTTCCCGCTCTACAACGGGCTGTTCACCGGCAAGTTCAGCCGCGAGGACGGCCCGGCCGACAGCCGCATCATGCGCACCCGCAAGCACCTCGTCGACAACGCCCCGTGGGACGCGATGGAGGCCTACGCCGCCTTCTGTGCCGACCGCGCCGTCACGATGCTGGCGGCGACGTTCGCCTGGCTGCTCGCCCAGCCGGGCCTGACCAGCGTCATCGCCGGTGCCACCACGCCGGAACAGGTGCAGCAGAACGCGGCGGCCGCCACGGCCTGGAAGCCCAGCGCGGAGGACGTCGCCACGATCGGCGGCTTCTTCGCGCAGCCCAAGTGA
- a CDS encoding F0F1 ATP synthase subunit epsilon, whose translation MATLSVSVVSADQEVWSGEATQLIARTVEGEIGILPGHEPLLAILARGEVRVTLPGGEKITAQADDGFLSVENNNVQVVARQAGLV comes from the coding sequence ATGGCCACGCTGTCCGTGAGCGTCGTCTCGGCAGACCAGGAAGTCTGGTCCGGCGAGGCTACCCAGCTCATCGCTCGCACCGTCGAGGGAGAGATCGGTATTCTCCCCGGCCACGAGCCGCTTCTCGCGATCCTCGCCCGTGGCGAGGTCCGCGTGACGCTGCCCGGCGGTGAGAAGATCACTGCGCAGGCGGATGACGGATTCCTCTCGGTCGAGAACAACAACGTTCAAGTTGTTGCTCGCCAGGCCGGTCTGGTCTAG
- a CDS encoding ABC transporter ATP-binding protein, whose translation MLLPLVWRYLKPYRWLLLGVVVFQLAQSIASLYLPTLNADIIDQGVAKGDTAYIMTTGAWMLLITLGQIVCAIIAVYFGARAAMALGRDLRQSVFEKVGEFSEREVASFGAPSLITRSTNDVQQVQMLVLMTCTLLVSAPILCIGGIIMAMRQDLELSWLIAVAVPVLLIAVGFIVIRMVPLFRSMQKRIDRVNTVLREQLTGIRVIRAFVREPIETERFGKANAELTDTALRAGRLMALMFPVVMLVLNMSSIAVLWFGAFRIDDGSMQIGTLTAFLSYLMQILMAVMMATFMAVMIPRAAVCADRIQEVLSTEPSVIPPTNPVTELRGIGSIALDGVSFSYPGAAQPVLTDLDFRTAPGTTTAVIGSTGSGKTTLVNLLPRLFDATEGTVHIDGVDVRDIDQELLWGHIGFVPQKPYLFSGTVASNLRYGKSEATDQELWHALEVAQARDFVASMPGGLDAQISQGGTNVSGGQRQRLAIARALVKRPSIYIFDDSFSALDLTTDANLRRALKADIGDATLFIVAQRVSTIVDADQILVLEGGEIVGRGSHDELLETSETYAEIVSSQLTAEEAA comes from the coding sequence ATGCTTCTCCCCTTGGTCTGGCGCTACCTCAAGCCCTACCGTTGGCTGCTCCTCGGTGTCGTGGTCTTCCAACTGGCACAGTCGATCGCCTCGCTCTACCTTCCGACGCTCAACGCCGACATCATCGACCAGGGTGTCGCCAAGGGCGACACCGCGTATATCATGACGACCGGCGCGTGGATGCTGCTGATCACCCTCGGGCAGATCGTTTGCGCGATCATCGCCGTGTACTTCGGGGCCCGCGCGGCCATGGCCCTCGGCCGGGACCTCCGACAGAGCGTGTTCGAGAAGGTCGGTGAGTTCTCGGAGCGGGAGGTGGCCAGCTTCGGCGCCCCCTCGCTGATCACCCGCTCCACTAATGACGTGCAGCAGGTGCAGATGCTGGTGCTGATGACCTGCACCCTGCTGGTGAGCGCCCCGATCCTCTGCATCGGCGGAATCATCATGGCGATGCGCCAGGACCTCGAACTGTCGTGGCTGATCGCGGTGGCTGTTCCCGTGCTGCTCATCGCCGTTGGGTTCATCGTGATCCGCATGGTGCCGTTGTTCCGCTCGATGCAGAAGCGCATCGACCGGGTGAACACGGTGCTGCGCGAGCAGCTCACCGGCATCCGCGTGATCCGCGCCTTCGTACGCGAGCCGATCGAGACCGAGCGCTTCGGCAAGGCGAACGCCGAGCTCACCGACACGGCGCTGCGAGCTGGGCGCCTGATGGCGTTGATGTTCCCCGTCGTGATGCTGGTGCTGAACATGTCCAGCATTGCGGTGCTCTGGTTCGGGGCGTTCCGCATCGACGACGGTTCGATGCAGATCGGCACGTTGACCGCCTTCCTCAGCTACCTGATGCAGATCCTGATGGCGGTCATGATGGCTACGTTCATGGCCGTGATGATCCCGCGCGCGGCCGTCTGCGCCGACCGCATCCAAGAGGTGCTCAGCACGGAGCCGAGCGTCATCCCGCCGACGAACCCCGTCACGGAGCTGCGCGGCATCGGCTCCATCGCGCTCGACGGCGTCTCTTTCTCTTACCCCGGCGCGGCCCAGCCCGTGCTCACCGACCTCGACTTCCGCACGGCGCCCGGCACGACGACCGCCGTCATCGGCAGCACCGGATCGGGCAAGACCACGCTCGTGAACCTGCTGCCGCGCCTGTTCGACGCGACGGAGGGAACCGTGCACATCGACGGCGTCGACGTGCGCGACATCGACCAGGAGCTGCTCTGGGGGCACATCGGGTTCGTCCCGCAGAAGCCCTACCTGTTCTCCGGCACCGTGGCCAGCAACCTGCGATACGGCAAGAGCGAGGCGACCGACCAGGAGCTCTGGCACGCCCTCGAGGTGGCCCAGGCCAGGGACTTCGTCGCCTCGATGCCCGGCGGGCTGGATGCGCAGATCAGCCAAGGCGGCACGAACGTGTCGGGCGGCCAGCGCCAGCGGCTGGCCATCGCCAGGGCCCTCGTCAAACGGCCGTCCATCTACATCTTCGACGACTCCTTCTCCGCACTGGACCTGACCACCGATGCGAACCTGCGTCGGGCACTCAAGGCCGACATCGGCGACGCCACGCTGTTCATCGTCGCCCAGCGCGTGTCGACGATCGTCGACGCCGACCAGATCTTGGTGCTCGAGGGCGGTGAGATCGTCGGCCGCGGCAGCCACGACGAGCTGTTGGAGACGTCGGAAACCTACGCGGAGATCGTCTCTTCGCAGCTCACCGCGGAGGAGGCAGCATGA
- a CDS encoding F0F1 ATP synthase subunit gamma: MGAQLRVYRQKIKSAQTTKKITRAMELISASRIQKAQARVTASTPYSRAITRAVSAVATHSNVDHVLTTEPETIERAAVVIFTSDRGLAGAFSSQVLREAEELSTLLRSQGKDVVYFLVGRKANAYFAFRHRAFERVWTGGTDQPQFETAKEIGDALLEAFLRDSDDGGVDEIHVVYNRFVSMVTQVPEVVRLLPLEVVEGVEEPGATDILPLYEFEPDVETVLDALLPVYIESRLFNAMLQSAASEHASRQKAMKSASDNADKLITDFTRLANNARQSEITQQISEIVGGADALSSAK; the protein is encoded by the coding sequence ATGGGAGCGCAACTTCGGGTCTACCGGCAGAAGATCAAGTCTGCCCAGACGACCAAGAAGATCACTCGTGCCATGGAGCTGATCTCCGCATCACGCATCCAGAAGGCGCAGGCACGCGTCACGGCATCAACGCCGTACTCGCGGGCCATCACACGTGCCGTCTCGGCGGTTGCGACGCACTCGAACGTTGACCACGTGCTCACGACCGAGCCGGAGACGATCGAACGGGCAGCCGTCGTCATCTTCACCTCGGACCGTGGACTCGCGGGTGCATTCAGCTCTCAGGTGCTCAGAGAGGCCGAAGAGCTCAGCACGTTGCTGCGCTCCCAGGGCAAGGACGTCGTGTACTTCCTCGTCGGCCGCAAGGCCAACGCGTACTTCGCGTTCCGCCACCGCGCCTTTGAGCGCGTGTGGACGGGTGGTACCGACCAGCCGCAGTTCGAGACGGCGAAGGAGATCGGCGACGCACTGCTCGAGGCTTTCCTCCGCGACAGTGACGACGGCGGCGTGGACGAGATCCACGTTGTGTACAACCGCTTCGTCAGCATGGTCACCCAGGTGCCCGAGGTCGTCCGACTTCTTCCCCTCGAGGTTGTTGAGGGTGTCGAAGAGCCCGGCGCCACGGACATCCTGCCGCTGTACGAGTTCGAGCCGGATGTCGAGACTGTTCTCGACGCCCTGCTGCCGGTCTACATCGAGAGTCGCCTCTTCAACGCCATGCTGCAGTCGGCTGCTTCCGAGCACGCCAGCCGCCAGAAGGCGATGAAGTCGGCATCCGACAACGCCGACAAGCTCATCACCGACTTCACGCGCCTGGCAAACAACGCGCGTCAGTCCGAGATCACGCAGCAGATTTCCGAGATCGTCGGCGGCGCTGACGCGCTTTCGTCTGCCAAGTAG
- a CDS encoding TetR/AcrR family transcriptional regulator has protein sequence MIAAAASVKAGRAKPLGREERRSAILDATIPLFIAHGGDVTSKQIAEAAGIAEGTIYRVFADKEELLGAALHRHMDGGALATSLLQIPHDATLASTLEMIVMRLQARIRELFGLMVALDFWSRPRADAEHHKRPDSEAILSAVATVLARHADELRMPPRRAAQMIRLTTLSMTHPLLSEGENFTVGEITELLLHGMAQPASDQHATHPTAPTND, from the coding sequence GTGATCGCCGCTGCCGCATCCGTCAAGGCCGGCCGAGCCAAACCGCTCGGGCGTGAGGAGCGCCGCAGCGCCATCCTGGACGCCACCATCCCGCTGTTCATCGCGCACGGCGGCGACGTCACGAGCAAGCAGATCGCCGAGGCCGCCGGCATCGCCGAGGGCACGATCTATCGCGTCTTCGCCGACAAGGAGGAGCTGCTCGGGGCCGCGCTGCACCGCCACATGGACGGCGGTGCCCTCGCGACATCGCTGCTGCAGATTCCGCACGACGCCACGTTGGCGTCAACGCTCGAGATGATCGTGATGCGGTTGCAGGCCCGCATTCGCGAGCTGTTCGGCCTGATGGTCGCGCTCGACTTCTGGTCGCGGCCGCGGGCGGATGCCGAACACCACAAGCGCCCAGACAGCGAGGCGATCCTCAGTGCGGTCGCCACCGTGCTGGCGCGTCACGCCGACGAGCTGCGGATGCCGCCGCGCCGCGCCGCGCAGATGATCCGGCTCACCACGCTCTCGATGACCCACCCGCTGCTCAGCGAGGGAGAGAACTTCACCGTGGGGGAGATCACTGAGTTGCTGCTGCACGGCATGGCGCAACCGGCATCCGACCAACACGCCACCCACCCCACCGCCCCGACGAACGACTAG
- the atpD gene encoding F0F1 ATP synthase subunit beta — protein sequence MTDTATAPVQAESAAGSVGRIARVTGPVVDIEFPHDSIPGIYNALKTDITIAGVSTTITLEVAQHLGDDVVRAIALNPTDGLVRGQEVTDTGAPISVPVGDVTKGKVFNVIGEVLNAKPGETIEITERWPIHRKAPAFDQLESKTTMFETGIKVIDLLTPYVQGGKIGLFGGAGVGKTVLIQEMIQRVAQDHGGVSVFAGVGERTREGNDLIHEMEEAGVFDKTALVFGQMDEPPGTRLRVALSALTMAEYFRDVAKQDVLLFIDNIFRFTQAGSEVSTLLGRMPSAVGYQPNLADEMGVLQERITSTRGHSITSLQAIYVPADDYTDPAPATTFAHLDATTELSRAIASKGLYPAVDPLTSTSRILDPRYLGEDHYRVATSVKQILQKNKELQEIIAILGVDELSEEDKITVSRARRIEQFLSQNTYMAKKFTGVEGSTVPLKETIESFDAIAKGEFDHVAEQAFFNVGGISDVEERWAQIQKENG from the coding sequence ATGACTGACACTGCTACCGCGCCAGTCCAGGCTGAGAGTGCAGCGGGCTCCGTTGGCCGGATCGCCCGCGTCACCGGCCCCGTGGTCGACATCGAGTTCCCGCACGACTCCATCCCCGGCATTTACAACGCGCTGAAGACCGACATCACCATCGCCGGTGTGTCCACCACGATCACGCTCGAGGTTGCCCAGCACCTCGGTGACGACGTCGTGCGCGCCATCGCCCTGAACCCGACCGATGGTCTGGTCCGTGGCCAGGAAGTGACCGACACCGGCGCACCGATCTCGGTGCCCGTCGGCGACGTCACCAAGGGCAAGGTCTTCAACGTCATCGGTGAGGTGCTCAACGCCAAGCCCGGCGAGACGATCGAGATCACCGAGCGTTGGCCGATCCACCGCAAGGCTCCGGCCTTCGACCAGCTCGAGTCCAAGACCACCATGTTCGAGACCGGCATCAAGGTCATCGACCTTCTGACGCCGTACGTTCAGGGTGGAAAGATCGGCCTCTTCGGTGGTGCCGGTGTTGGTAAGACCGTTCTGATCCAGGAAATGATCCAGCGCGTTGCGCAGGACCACGGTGGTGTGTCGGTGTTCGCCGGTGTCGGTGAGCGCACCCGTGAGGGCAACGACCTCATCCACGAGATGGAAGAAGCAGGCGTCTTCGACAAGACCGCGCTTGTCTTCGGCCAGATGGACGAGCCGCCGGGAACGCGTCTGCGCGTCGCACTCTCGGCCCTGACCATGGCTGAGTACTTCCGCGACGTCGCGAAGCAGGACGTTCTCCTCTTCATCGACAACATCTTCCGCTTCACCCAGGCCGGCTCCGAGGTCTCGACCCTTCTGGGTCGTATGCCCTCTGCCGTTGGTTACCAGCCGAACCTCGCCGACGAGATGGGTGTGCTCCAGGAGCGCATCACCTCGACCCGCGGTCACTCGATCACCTCGCTGCAGGCGATCTACGTTCCCGCCGACGACTACACCGACCCGGCTCCGGCGACCACCTTCGCCCACCTCGACGCCACGACCGAGCTTTCTCGTGCGATCGCGTCGAAGGGTCTGTACCCGGCCGTTGACCCGCTGACCTCCACCTCGCGCATCCTCGACCCCCGCTACCTGGGCGAGGACCACTACCGCGTTGCGACCTCGGTCAAGCAGATCCTGCAGAAGAACAAGGAACTCCAGGAGATCATCGCCATCCTCGGTGTCGACGAGCTCTCCGAGGAAGACAAGATCACGGTGTCGCGTGCGCGCCGTATCGAGCAGTTCCTCTCGCAGAACACCTACATGGCCAAGAAGTTCACCGGCGTTGAGGGTTCCACCGTTCCGCTCAAGGAGACGATTGAGTCCTTCGACGCGATCGCCAAGGGTGAGTTCGACCACGTCGCCGAGCAGGCCTTCTTCAACGTCGGTGGCATCTCCGACGTCGAAGAGCGTTGGGCTCAGATCCAGAAAGAGAACGGCTAA
- a CDS encoding methylated-DNA--[protein]-cysteine S-methyltransferase, whose amino-acid sequence MTANTSTQSAYILRTESPIGLLELTSDGEHITSLSIARHGHVPLEHEPERPNAVLELAARQLAEYFAGERHDFDLPVAMHGTEFQTSVWSRLSTIGWGEFLSYGELGVEVGKPGSARAIGGAVGANPIPLIVPCHRVLAGDKRITGYSGGDGIPTKVWLLDHEGIAHKTNRVPAPPREPHTQLELDYAL is encoded by the coding sequence ATGACCGCGAACACCAGCACCCAGAGTGCGTACATTCTGCGCACCGAGAGCCCGATCGGGCTGCTCGAGCTCACCAGCGACGGCGAGCACATCACATCCCTCAGCATCGCCCGCCATGGCCATGTTCCACTCGAGCACGAGCCGGAGCGCCCGAACGCCGTGCTCGAGCTGGCCGCGCGCCAGCTGGCCGAGTACTTTGCCGGGGAGCGGCACGACTTCGATCTTCCGGTCGCCATGCACGGCACCGAGTTTCAGACGAGTGTCTGGTCTCGCCTGAGCACGATCGGCTGGGGCGAGTTCCTGTCCTACGGTGAGCTCGGCGTCGAGGTCGGCAAGCCCGGCTCGGCCCGTGCGATCGGCGGCGCCGTCGGGGCCAACCCGATCCCGCTCATTGTGCCCTGCCACCGTGTGCTGGCCGGCGACAAACGCATCACCGGGTACAGCGGAGGCGATGGCATCCCGACCAAGGTTTGGCTGCTTGACCACGAGGGCATTGCCCACAAGACGAACCGGGTGCCCGCTCCCCCGCGCGAACCGCACACCCAGCTCGAGCTGGACTACGCGCTGTGA